TAAGCAAATTAATTATGGGCTGAGATTTTATGCTGGGAATCACTTGGACACACACATACCCTAGAGCCAGTTTCTCTTCTAGAAAAATCCCTACATAATTTCCAGCAGCAAACCCCAGAGCATAAATAAACAAATTAAGAGGCTCATCTAAGGAGTTAACTACCCAGCCTAATGCAACTATATAAATTATCACTTCAAAAAAACCAATAGCAGCAGCATGTAATCTTCTGCCTTTAACAATCAATAACATTCTTAAAGTTCCCATAGAAACATCTAGTACACGAGCAAAAAATATTAAAGACAGTTGTAGTAATAAAGTCATTTTATCACTCTTCCTAGTAATTTATGATTTATACTCTTCTTTCATTAAATCGTAAATTTTTGACAAAGAATTTACTAATTGTTTTTTATCATCAGTTTCTACTTTAACCAGTATTTTTTCTAGATATCTTTTACGGCTTTCTAGTACCTCTTTAATCATTTGGTCACCGGTATCAGTCATTTTCAAACGCACTACTCTTCTATCTTTACCATCCCTGGTCCTTTCCACCAGCGAATTTCTTTCCATACGATCAATTAAGTCAGTTGCTGTACTACTGGCCAAATACATGCGATTTCCTAGTTCTCCAATAGTCATATCACCGTATTCCTTAAGCAACAGTAAAGCATTAAATTGAGGAGGCGTTATAGCAAAATCCTCCAAAATATCTCTTCCTCTGCACCTTATCACAAAACTTACTTTTCTGATTAAATGCTCAATTTCCTCAACATGTTCACAATATTTCTTTTCCACAAAAACACCTCCGCTCTCATTATCTCTAGGATACCAACAATAGTTGGCTTGGTCAACTTATTTAACTATTAAGCGTAAGAAAAATATTACATTCCTTATTAAATTGCTAGAATTTTATTGAATAAGGGGAATTATTTTACTATGTTGTACCTTTTTGCAGGAATATTCAATTATTTGGCGAAATAAAACCTTAAATATTGTTTTTTGAAATAGCAGTCAGGGAAGTAGGTGTATATATGGAACAAGATAGTTGTGTTGATCATAGCAAAACCTCACTTTGTCAAAAAACATTTCATGAAGTTTTTCCCATTAAAAATATATCAGAGGATAAAGAACATGATCTTATTTGCTATCACTCTAAGCTTATTAACGTTTCTAAAATTTTAAACAATCACTTAGAATCTATGGTTCCAAATAAAACCCTTTGTCTTATTTTTAATCAATCAGGCCATTTATTATCCAAGCATTACTGCCCTGCTTTCCCCATAGCTGATTCGGAAATAGTTATCGGTGAAGATTGGACAAAACCTAACAAAGAAAGCCCAATTAAAGAGGTTATAAAAAAAAGACAGCCCTTAACCGTTGAAAAATTAAAATATAAAAATAAGGTCATAGAGGATTGGACATTCTTTGCTGTACCCATAGTAGGGAAAATCAGCAAAATTTTTTATGGTATTATCTTAATTGGCATACCTAAAAATCATCTATTTTATAATTTTGAGCAAATTATCATTTTATCAAGTGATATTATGAGTGAAGCACTAGCCAGCAGTCACGATGTTAAAGAGGTGCAAGAAAGATTTAGTCAAATGTTTGCTAGTTTCGCTCATGAAATAAAAAATATTTTAACGTCTATCAGAGGATTCACGCAGCTTCTTCAAACCAAGCTAATCGATAAAAATAATGCAGTATATATCAATTTTATTTTAGAAGAGTTAGATAGAGCCCACGGTATACTAAAAAACTCTATCTATTTTTCCAAAGCTCAAAAGGATCGAGCAAATATATGTAAGGTATCAGAAATCCTTCAAGACGTTTTAACAACACTAGCATCTGTAATCGAAAAAAGAAATATCACCATAAATGTTGATATTGATAAAGCTATACCGCCAATCACTGGCGATGGAGTTCAGTTTAGACAGGTTTTTTTAAATATCATTCAAAACTCTATCGAAGCCATGGAAAGTGGAGGGACCTTAGATGTTTCCTGCAGAGTAAGGAACCTACAACTTATTATAAATATTTCTGATACAGGTCCGGGTATCCCAGAAAGTATCAAAGAAGAGATATTCACCCCCTTTTATTCTACAAAACATGGCGGTACTGGTCTAGGTCTTTCTGTTAGCAAGCAAGTAGTGGAACATTACAAGGGTCATATTTATTGTAAAAGCAACAACAACGGTACAACATTTACTATAATCCTCCCAACAAACAATTGATTTTTGAGAGTAGGATAATTTTTTTTAATTCACACCACTGTAAGTACCGTTGATTATAAGCGGCTTAATAGTTAATTGCATCGTTATACTTTTGATTGAAAAAAACATTATTTAAATTCATGAAAGTAAGGCTATGGGGCAAGGTCCGATAGCCCTTTTTTGTGGTTCCCATTTCGCGTAGGGCACCTAATTACCTTAGAGACCAGACCCAGCATTAAATCAAGTTTCAAATGTCCAGCTCTTAGTCCCAGCAGAATGAGCATAATATCGACGTTTTCGTGGCTAATAAATGTTTTGTTCTTCCACTCAAGATATCTACATTTACTAATTCAAAAGCTTTAATTGGCCACGAAAACTTATAAATTAGCTACATGCTGGGACGGAATTCTTTTTTCCAAATAAGCTACATGCTTGGTCAATAAAAAATATGGATAATTATTATGTTGATTATATCCTCTAAAATCTCTGTAAGTAGTATGATAATTATAGAAATCTCACTAACCATAGAGGTTCACAGACCTAGCATCAAAACAAGTTTCAAATATCCAGCTCTTAGTCCCAGCAGAATAAGCAAAATATCGACGTTTTCGTGGCTAATAAATGTTTTGTTCTTCCACTCAAGATATCTACATTTACTAATTCAAAAGCTTTAATTGGCCACGAAAACTTATAAATTAGCTACATGCTGGGACGGAATTCTTTTTTCCAAATAAGCTACATGCTTGGTCAGTGATAGAACAAATAATTATTTAGATAGTGGTTTTACTTAATTAATTCTACAATTGAAATGATAGATTTTAACCTTTGCCTTGAGAACCAATAGACCCGGCATTAAATCAAGTTTCAAATCCAGCTCTCAGTCCCAGCAGAATGAGCATAGTATCGACGTTTTCGTGGCTAATATTTTTTTTGACCTTCCACTCAAGATATATACATCTACTAATTCAAAAGCTTTAATTGGCCACGAAAACGTATAAATTAGCTACATGCTGGGACGAAATCCTTTTTTCAAACTAGCTACATGCTTGGTCAGTAATAGAACAGATAATTATTTAGATAATGGGTTTACTTAATTAATTCTACAATTGGAATGATAGATTTTAACCTTTACCTTGAGAACCAATAGACCCAGCATCAAATCAAGTTTCAAATCCAGCTCTTAGTCCCAGCAGAATGAGCATAATATCGACGTTTTCGTGGCTAATAAATGTTTTGTTCTTCCACTCAAGATATCTACATTTACTAATTCAAAAGCTTTAATTGGCCACGAAAACTTATAAATTAGCTACATGCTGGGACGGAATTCTTTTTTCCAAATAAGCTACATGCTTGGTCAGTGATAGAACAAATAATTATTTAGATAGTGGTTTTACTTAATTAATTCTACAATTGAAATGATAGATTTTAACCTTTGCCTTGAGAACCAATAGACCCGGCATTAAATCAAGTTTCAAATCCAGCTCTCAGTCCCAGCAGAATGAGCATAGTATCGACGTTTTCGTGGCTAATAAATGTTTTGACCTTCCACTCAAGATATCTACATATACTAATTCAAAAACCTTAATTGGCCACGAAAACGTATAAATTAGCTACATGCTGGGACGAAATTCTTTTTTCAAACTAGCTACATGCTTAGTCAGTAATAGAACAGATAATTATTTAGATAATGGGTTTACTTAATTAATTCTACAATTGGAATGATAGATTTTAACCTTTACCTTTAGAACCAATAGACCCAGCATCAAATCAAGTTTCAAATGTCTAGATCTCAGTCCCAGCAGAATGAGCATAATATCGACGTTTTCGTGGCTAATAAATGTTTTGGTCTTCTACTCAAAATATCTACATATACTAATTCAAAAACCTTAATTGGCCACGAAAACGTATAAATAAGCTACATGCTGGGACGAAATCCTTTTTTCAAACTAGCTACATGCTTGGTCAGTAATAGAACAGATAATTATTTAGATAATGGGTTACTTAATTAACTCTACAATTGGAATGATAGATTTTAACCTTTACCTTGAGAACCAATAGACCCAGCATCAAATCAAGTTTCAAATCCAGCTCTTAGTCCCAGCAGAATGAGCATAATATCGACGTTTTCGTGGCTAATAAATGTTTTGATCTTCTACTCAAAATATCTACACTACTAATTCAAAAGCTTTAATTGGCCACGAAAACGTATAAATAAGCTACATGCTGGGACGAAATCCTTTTTTCCAAATAAGCTACATGCTTGGTCAGTGATAGACCAAATAATTATTTAGATAATGGGTTTACTTAATTAATTCTACAATTGAAATAAGGAATGAGGTCTAAGGCCCAGCAGAATGAGCATGGTATCGACGTTTTCGTGGCTAATATATATTTTAACCTGCAAACCTTACCGTCAAGTTCACACACATACTTAGCCTACAAAGTAAAAAACGAGCTTTTTAAGCTCGTTTTTATATATTACGTGGTTTTCTTAAAGTATAGTATCCTGATTTATATCTTTTAAATCTATGATCTTGAGTAAGGGCATTATAAATAGTTTGTTCTTTTGTAAAATGAGTCTGTCCAACAATTCTAGCAATTTTTTTATAATACATAGGCTCTTTTTGTTCCTTTAATATATCGTAAATATAATCTGCAATATGGGGGTACTCTTTAATGCCCCACTCAACAAGCCCATATATTCCTCGGCCAACACGGGCAAAAACATCTTTATGATTAGCTAAAATAGCTCTAGCATACTGCGTAGTTATACTCTGACCATCTCGCTGATTAGCCTTTTTTATAATTTCTTTATAATGGAGAGCTCTTCCTTCCCTGCGGAGAGTGTTTATAATTATATTAACCTTGGTTCCTTCTCGTTCCTCAAAGTTAACATTTCCCTGGGAGTTAACTTCAAAACAATTGGCGGAAGCTAAACAAGCAGGTATAAAATTGTCTAGCATTCCTGAAACAGGTGTATACCTCCGATTAAGGGTCAAGTAAATTTCCCTGTCTTTAAGTATATTTAATAGCTCCTTTTCTTTATAGCTACCTTTTTGAAGTATATCTACCCCTGTTTTTATAAGCTCGCTATAATGTTCAAGGGGTAAAACACCCATTCCCCATACATCATAATTTATTTGTTGATACATTGGATCTATATCTAATATCATGGAGGAAAAGTTAGCAATATTAATTGAGGGAACTTTTAAGTACGTGTTTAGTTCATTGGTAAAATGATCATGGGTTAATACTCCCCCTTGAACTAAAGTATAAACATGAAGCCAGGCAATAAAGTGAATGTTACTAAAGTAGATATTACTCATAATTTTAGCCTTCATTTTTTTTATAATCTGTTGTATCCTAGCTCTTGTCAGACCATACCTATCTCCAATTTCTTGCAAAGTACATATCTCACCATCTAAACCATAGAAAAGGCTAAGCATCTTAAATTCTCTTGTATCGATA
This genomic interval from Proteinivorax tanatarense contains the following:
- a CDS encoding DUF2179 domain-containing protein, with product MTLLLQLSLIFFARVLDVSMGTLRMLLIVKGRRLHAAAIGFFEVIIYIVALGWVVNSLDEPLNLFIYALGFAAGNYVGIFLEEKLALGYVCVQVIPSIKSQPIINLLREEGYGVTVIEAIGKNGPKNILNVYSARKNLNKLLFLISELDNAAFTAIMDAKKTVGGYYKQQKAK
- a CDS encoding MarR family winged helix-turn-helix transcriptional regulator encodes the protein MEKKYCEHVEEIEHLIRKVSFVIRCRGRDILEDFAITPPQFNALLLLKEYGDMTIGELGNRMYLASSTATDLIDRMERNSLVERTRDGKDRRVVRLKMTDTGDQMIKEVLESRKRYLEKILVKVETDDKKQLVNSLSKIYDLMKEEYKS
- a CDS encoding two-component system sensor histidine kinase NtrB, whose protein sequence is MEQDSCVDHSKTSLCQKTFHEVFPIKNISEDKEHDLICYHSKLINVSKILNNHLESMVPNKTLCLIFNQSGHLLSKHYCPAFPIADSEIVIGEDWTKPNKESPIKEVIKKRQPLTVEKLKYKNKVIEDWTFFAVPIVGKISKIFYGIILIGIPKNHLFYNFEQIIILSSDIMSEALASSHDVKEVQERFSQMFASFAHEIKNILTSIRGFTQLLQTKLIDKNNAVYINFILEELDRAHGILKNSIYFSKAQKDRANICKVSEILQDVLTTLASVIEKRNITINVDIDKAIPPITGDGVQFRQVFLNIIQNSIEAMESGGTLDVSCRVRNLQLIINISDTGPGIPESIKEEIFTPFYSTKHGGTGLGLSVSKQVVEHYKGHIYCKSNNNGTTFTIILPTNN
- a CDS encoding DNA-directed RNA polymerase subunit alpha C-terminal domain-containing protein, translating into MSEFFESNVLFKPISKLGLSARAQRVLNDKEIKTLGQLALMDEEELVKTTNCGEYTIQEIKETLKRQLGKGTTIKSDTSINDIGLSSRAKNCLKKCGVYNVKELLNISVRELLSIKNLGNKSAEEIMYKINLIIEEEKDAKKWKNKFWGQRTGIGDEREKLLSLLIGQYPIHLLPLEEEILDVCYREDIKNLSQLVCLDEFELYKEYKGRMFNKLFSVNCALLKQLPFLNKANERNLNYREIESLLHILRDYLLTKDGDLWIERVFDGIDTREFKMLSLFYGLDGEICTLQEIGDRYGLTRARIQQIIKKMKAKIMSNIYFSNIHFIAWLHVYTLVQGGVLTHDHFTNELNTYLKVPSINIANFSSMILDIDPMYQQINYDVWGMGVLPLEHYSELIKTGVDILQKGSYKEKELLNILKDREIYLTLNRRYTPVSGMLDNFIPACLASANCFEVNSQGNVNFEEREGTKVNIIINTLRREGRALHYKEIIKKANQRDGQSITTQYARAILANHKDVFARVGRGIYGLVEWGIKEYPHIADYIYDILKEQKEPMYYKKIARIVGQTHFTKEQTIYNALTQDHRFKRYKSGYYTLRKPRNI